TTCGCTCCGGCTGCGGGCCTCAAGACCCTTAACCTTGCCAGTGAGGTGCAACTCGTAGGCTCATTATGCAAAAGGCACGCCGTCACCCCATCTCAGGGCTCCGACCGCTTGTAGGCGCACGGTTTCAGGTTCTATTTCACCCCGTTGTTCACGGTACTTTTCACCTTTCCCTCACGGTACTTGTTCACTATCGGTCTCCCAGGAGTATTTAGCCTTTCCGGATGGTGCCGGACAATTCAACCGGGATTTCTCCTGTCCCGGCCTACTCAGGATACCCGTCTCACAATTCATGCTTCCCCTACGGGACTCTCACCCTCTACCGTTTGCCTTCCCAGACAATTCAGGTCACATTCATTGAAATTATACAGGTCCTATTACCCCGTACATGCCGTAACATGCACGGTTTGGGCTGTTCCGCTTTCGCTCGCCACTACTCACGGAATCACTCTTGTTTTCTCCTCCTCCGCTTACTTAGATGTTTCAGTTCAGCGGGTTTGCCTCCATTTACATGGATACCCCGATAAATCGGGGTGGGTTGCCCCATTCGGACATCCGCGGATCAGCCCCGCTTGCGGGTCCCCGCGGCTTTTCGCAGCTTGTCACGTCCTTCTTCGCCTCTGGGAGCCTAGGCATCCCCCGTACGCCCTTGTTCACTTACTCTTCGCACATACACGCCTTTTGCCACGCATATATGCAGTCTTTTTGCCGTTGCAAAACCTTGCGGTCACACAACAGCCTACTATCGCATTCTCTGCTCAACATGTCAATGAACTTGTCCCCGTCACTCCGACGGGAAATGGAAACGTGAAGACAAAACAAAACGGAAAAAGGGCTTCCAGAAAGGAGGTGTTCCAGCCGCACCTTCCGGTACGGCTACCTTGTTACGACTTAGCCCCAGTTACCGGTTCTACCCTTAACGGCTCCTTGCGGTTACCGCCTTCAGGTCTACCCGACTTCCATGGCTTGACGGGCGGTGTGTACAAGGTCCGGGAACGTATTCACCGCGCCATGGCTGATGCGCGATTACTAGCGATTCCAGCTTCACGGGGTCGGGTTGCAGACCCCGATCCGAACTGAGACGCACTTTTAGAGGTTGGCATCCCGTTGCCGGGTAGCTACCCGCTGTATGCGCCATTGTAGCACGTGTGTCGCCCCGGGCGTAAGGGCCATGATGACTTGACGTCGTCCCCTCCTTCCTCTCTGCTTGCGCAGGCAGTCCCATTAGAGTCCCCACCTCGACGTGCTGGCAACTAATGACAGGGGTTGCGCTCGTTGCGGGACTTAACCCAACACCTCACGGCACGAGCTGACGACAGCCATGCAGCACCTTGTTTCAGGTCGTTGCCGACTGATCTATCTCTAAATCATTCCTTCACATTCTAGCCCGGGTAAGGTTCCTCGCGTATCATCGAATTAAACCACATGCTCCACCGCTTGTGCGGACCCCCGTCAATTCCTTTGAGTTTCACCGTTGCCGGCGTACTCCCCAGGTGGATCACTTAACGCTTTCGCTTGGCCGCCGCACCTCAAGGGCAGGACAGCGAGTGATCATCGTTTACGGCATGGACTACCAGGGTATCTAATCCTGTTCGCTACCCATGCTTTCGTGCCTCAGCGTCAGTTACGGCCCAGTACAATGCCTACGCTATCGGTGTTCCTTATGGTATCTATGCATTTCACCGCTACACCATAAATTCCATGTACCCAGACCGCACTCAAGCCCAACAGTATCAACGGCACTCCAATGGTTGAGCCACTGACTTTCACCGCTGACTTATCGGGCCGCCTACGCACCCTTTAAACCCAATAAATCCGGACAACGCTCGCACCCTCCGTATTACCGCGGCTGCTGGCACGGAGTTAGCCGGTGCTTATTCATACGGTACCGGCAATTTGCCACGCATGGCCTTTTTCTTCCCGTATAAAAGCAGTTTACAACGCATAACGCCGTCTTCCTGCACGCGGCATGGCTGGGTCAGCCTTCCGGCCATTGCCCAATATTCCCTACTGCTGCCTCCCGTAGGAGTCTGGCCCGTATCTCAGTGCCAGTGTGGGGGACCTTCCTCTCAGAACCCCTAAGGATCATCGTCTTGGTGGGCCGTTACCCCGCCAACTAACTAATCCTACGCATGCCCATCCCTTACCGATAAATCTTTAATAATCTCATGATGCCATGAAATCATGCCATGGGGTATTAATCCGGGTTTCCCCGGGCTATCCCCCGGTAAGGGGCAGGTTGCATACGCGTTACGCACCCGTGCGCCACTCTAGGTCTCGGATTGCTCCTCAACTTGCCGTACGACTTGCATGTATTAGGCCTGCCGCTAGCGTTCATCCTGAGCCAGGATCAAACTCTCCATTGTATAGTTTGTTTTTCCTCTTATCGCTAAGAAGTTGTTTCCTGCCCATATTTCCTCTATCATGCAATTAAATCACACAATATTCTATTGTTTCGTCTTCAACATTTCAATGAACTTCCGACCGGTCTCAACCGATCAACGCCAGACTTTTGCCCGGTTTCAAAACTTCAGGACCGGATCGTTATCCGCCCCTTTTTCCACCCGTTCCTCCGAACAGGACTGCAAAGGTATGAAATAATTTAAACTTGAAAGAAGATTCTTAAAAATAAATATCAAGTATCAGATAAGTACTTGGTAATGTGAAGTAAAAAAATCAATTCAAATACAGTTCCCTTTCGAGGTTTGAGATTAGATGCTGAATTTCCTGCAACGTCTTTGCAGGAAAATGTGACCTCGTCAGGATTCAAACCTGAAACCTCCTGAGCCGTAATCAGGTGCTCTATTCAGTTGAGCTACGAAGCCAATTGGGATTGCAAAAGTAGTTAGCTTTTTTGAGATTACAAAAATCAATTTCAAGGTTTTATTATCAATAATGAAAGAACTGTAGATCAATTAAGAATTATTAAGACAAAAAGAAGGGCAAATCGAGTTTGATTTTATAATTTAGCCGCAATTTTAAAATCAATACCATCTTTCATGAAAAGAACAACCCTTACAGTTTTATTCACTATTATAATATTAAGTAACCTATTTGCACAGGAAAGACAAAGGACACCCATCGGAGGGAGACCGGATATAAAAGGTGATCTATTTATAGAGTTGGGATTCAATTCTCTGAACAACAGGCCAGATGAATTACAGACCAAATTCTTTCTTTCAAGAACATTTAATATGTATTATCAATATCCTATTAATATTGCCGGTGATAAATCAGGATTTACATTTAACCCTGGAATAGGTGTCAATACTGATAGAATGGCTTTTATTGATGACCAAACACTTTTCAATAATCCTGAATTAGGTCCGGAATCGAGCCAATTGTTAGAAATAACTTCTGTTTACGGAGATGATATTTCCATCAGAACAAATACAGTTTCGGCAAGTTACTTTGAAATCCCACTTGAGTTCAGATATCATTTCAACAAAAACAATTATGGCAGTAGTATGCGGGTTGCTTTGGGGGGAAAGGTAGGTTACCTTTTTCAATCCCAGACAAAAATTGCCTACACGGACGATAATGGACTGGACAGAAAAATAAAAGACAGACAATCTTTTGGATTCAATCCATTAAAGTATGGGGTTTATGCAAGATTTGGCTTTTCTGGCATTAATCTTTGGGGATATTATGGCTTAAATAGGGTATTCCTCAAAGAAAAAGGCCCATTCCAAACAGAGGCAAGTCAGATCAACTTCGGGATTTCAGTAGCTTTGTTTTAAATTAATCACAAAATCTTTATAAAGGGATATTTATAGAATAAACCAAAAAGCTCCGAAGCATACTGTAAATCCCAATAAGAACCCTCCTAGTACCTCTAATGGTGTATGAGCATTTAAATATAACCTGGAAGAGGCTATAACTCCTGTCAGTAAAATAATCCCTAAAAAATAATACAATAGGCCATAATCAGAAAACTTCAAAATAGTCACTGATATGATTGCCAAAAAACCCGATATCCCTGTCATGTGGGCACTGATTTTCCAAAAAAAAGTAACCCCGGTCATTATGACCAGGCAAATGGAGATAGTAGCCAAGGTTTGAACAAAAATCGGTTCCAACTTAAATTTTGTGTGAAATAAATAAGTGGAAAAAATATAAAATCCTGTGACCATAGTAAATGGAAAAAGCCTATCCTCCTTACTTTCCATGTGAAAAGATGAAATTTTATTTGTAAGTCTCATGGCAATAAGACTAAATATTGGAATAATAAAAGTGGTCAAAAAAATCATCAATAAAACAAAACTTTTTTCAACCAAACTGAGACCTGTAACTTGGGGTACAGGAAACAACAGGAAAAGAAAAATCAGACTTGGTACTACAAGGGGCTGAAATAAATAAGAAAGTATTAAAGCAGTTCTTCTAATCACTTAAAGTTCCTTTCTCAATCTTGCAACAGGGATTTGCAATTGTTCTCTGTATTTCGCGACGGTTCTCCTTGCTATATTATAGCCTTTATCATTGAGCATTTTCACTAATTTGTCATCTGATAAAGGCCTCTTTTTACTTTCATTATCCACCAAGGACTGGAGAACACTTTTCACTTCTTTGTTGCTTACATCCTCACCTGAGTCAGTGGCAATACCTTCGGAAAAGAAATACTTCAAGGGATAAATACCAAATTCAGTCTGAATTGATTTACTGTTTGCAACTCTTGAAACAGTCGAAATATCCATTTCAATTCTTTCAGCAATGTCTTTAAGGATCATCGGTTTCAGTTTGGTCTCATCGCCCTCATAAAAAAAATCCCCCTGAAAGTCCAGGATGGCCTGCATGGTCTTGAGCAAAGTATGCTGTCTCTGTTTGATCGCATCTATAAACCATTTGGCAGAGTCAAGCTTTTGCTTGACAAAAGTGACCGTATCTTTCAATTTTTTATCCTTTTTATCACTCTTCTCAAAGGCATCAAACATTTCCGAATATGACCGGCTTATTCTCAATTCAGGTGCATTCCTGGAGTTTAAAGAAATCTCTAATTTCCCATCAGTATTGGTCAGAATGAAATCCGGAATAATATATTGGGTTTTTACCAATCCATCCGATGTGCCACCGGGTTTGGGGTTGAGGCGCGTAATCATATTAACAGATTCCTTTAATTCTTCCTCTCCCAAATCAAGTTTCTTTTGGATTTTTGAATAGTGTTTTTTGGTAAATTCGTCAAAACATTCACTGAGTATTTTGATTGCATTCTGAACGGTAGTATCATCCGGATGTTCTTTTCTTTCCAGTTGGAGGATTAAACATTCCTGGAGATTTCTGGCTGCTATTCCTGCAGGGTCGAAAGTCTGAATTTTTCTGAGAATTTCTTCAATTTCATCAACATCCGTTTCGATATTCTGGCTAAAAACCAAATCATTGATAATTGCTTCAAGATCCCTCCTGATATATCCGTCATTTTCGATACTGCCTATCAGTTGCCTGGCGATTATTTTTTGCCTTTCGTCTAACTTTAAAAATCCCATTTGGGCTATTAACTGCTCATGAAGCGAAATTCCTCCCGAAACCGGAATTTCTCTTTGATCCTCCTCAGACGTATAATTTCCGTCACCCTGCATTTTATACCCACTATAATCATCATTGAGATAATCCTCAATGTTGACTTCTTTTTCCTCAAAATTTGACTCTTCTTCATAATTGTCCTCAAATTCTTCCTCAGAATCTTTTTTATCTTCATCCTTCCCTTCTTCAAGAGCTGGGTTGATTTCCAACTCTTCTTCTACCCTAGTGTCCAATTCAGCGGTAGGCACCTGCAATAGCTTTATGAACTGGATTTGCTGTGGGGAAAGTTTTTGAGATAGAGACTGACTTAAATGAAGTTTCTGCATACTTGTTAAATTAGAAAAGGTTTATAAAAATCAGGCATCAATTTTGACTTGATCCTTATTCCTAGCTTTCAAATTTAGGAAATTAGAACAAATTTTTGATAAAAAGCTTATTATATCGTTTTTTTGCATTCCCTTTAAGACGTCTATTTTAAAAGGGTCTTAAACTTACATTTTATAAACAAAAATATGGCCTTCAATAAAAGAGTGAAAATTAAAGAGTTGCTTGAAAATGACTACATCGATCGTGATGTGGTAATCATGGGATGGGTAAGGACAAAAAGAAGCAATAAAAACGTTTCGTTCATAGCACTCAATGACGGATCATCTATAAAAAATTATCAAATTGTAGCAGACCCAAATATTCTCAGTGAAGAAATACTAAAAAAAACCACCACAGGTGCTTGCCTTAAGGTATTTGGCAAGATAGTTCCTTCACAGGGTGCCGGTCAACAGAATGAACTGGTTGCTGCCAAGATAGACATTCTTGGAGAGGCCGATCCTGAAAAATACCCGCTCCAACCAAAAAAACATTCTTTGGAATTTTTAAGAGAAATCGCTCATCTTAGGGTGCGGACAAACACTTTCGGCGCGGTTTTTAGAGTCAGGCATGCCTTGGCATTCGCTGTGCATAAATATTTTAATGACAAAGGATTTTTCTACATACATACTCCCATCATCACTGCTTCAGATGCAGAAGGTGCCGGTGAAACCTTCAAAGTGACTACTTTGGACCTCAAAAACCCACCTATTTCTGAAGATGGAAAGATTGATTTTAAATCTGATTTCTTTGAAAAAGAAACAAACCTAACAGTTTCAGGTCAATTGGAGGGCGAGTTGGCAGCTATGGGACTTGGAGATATCTACACTTTTGGTCCGACCTTTCGTGCAGAAAATTCAAATACTGCGCGACACTTGGCAGAATTCTGGATGATAGAACCTGAAATGGCTTTTTATGATGCCGAAGACAATCAGGATCTTGCTGAGGATTTCCTTAAGTATGTAATTTCCTATGCGCTTGAAAACTGTAAGGATGATATT
This window of the Aquiflexum balticum DSM 16537 genome carries:
- a CDS encoding porin family protein, which encodes MKRTTLTVLFTIIILSNLFAQERQRTPIGGRPDIKGDLFIELGFNSLNNRPDELQTKFFLSRTFNMYYQYPINIAGDKSGFTFNPGIGVNTDRMAFIDDQTLFNNPELGPESSQLLEITSVYGDDISIRTNTVSASYFEIPLEFRYHFNKNNYGSSMRVALGGKVGYLFQSQTKIAYTDDNGLDRKIKDRQSFGFNPLKYGVYARFGFSGINLWGYYGLNRVFLKEKGPFQTEASQINFGISVALF
- the rpoN gene encoding RNA polymerase factor sigma-54, with the protein product MQKLHLSQSLSQKLSPQQIQFIKLLQVPTAELDTRVEEELEINPALEEGKDEDKKDSEEEFEDNYEEESNFEEKEVNIEDYLNDDYSGYKMQGDGNYTSEEDQREIPVSGGISLHEQLIAQMGFLKLDERQKIIARQLIGSIENDGYIRRDLEAIINDLVFSQNIETDVDEIEEILRKIQTFDPAGIAARNLQECLILQLERKEHPDDTTVQNAIKILSECFDEFTKKHYSKIQKKLDLGEEELKESVNMITRLNPKPGGTSDGLVKTQYIIPDFILTNTDGKLEISLNSRNAPELRISRSYSEMFDAFEKSDKKDKKLKDTVTFVKQKLDSAKWFIDAIKQRQHTLLKTMQAILDFQGDFFYEGDETKLKPMILKDIAERIEMDISTVSRVANSKSIQTEFGIYPLKYFFSEGIATDSGEDVSNKEVKSVLQSLVDNESKKRPLSDDKLVKMLNDKGYNIARRTVAKYREQLQIPVARLRKEL
- the asnS gene encoding asparagine--tRNA ligase, with amino-acid sequence MAFNKRVKIKELLENDYIDRDVVIMGWVRTKRSNKNVSFIALNDGSSIKNYQIVADPNILSEEILKKTTTGACLKVFGKIVPSQGAGQQNELVAAKIDILGEADPEKYPLQPKKHSLEFLREIAHLRVRTNTFGAVFRVRHALAFAVHKYFNDKGFFYIHTPIITASDAEGAGETFKVTTLDLKNPPISEDGKIDFKSDFFEKETNLTVSGQLEGELAAMGLGDIYTFGPTFRAENSNTARHLAEFWMIEPEMAFYDAEDNQDLAEDFLKYVISYALENCKDDIAFLDNRAAEEDSTKKADQRSEMGLLERLQFVVENKFQRLTYTEAIDVLKNSNYNKKQKFQYLIEDWGVDLQSEHERYLVEKHFKKPVILTDYPKEIKAFYMRQNDDGKTVAAMDILFPGIGEIVGGSQREERLDLLSKRMEEMNIPTEEMWWYLDTRRFGSTPHAGFGLGFERLVLFVTGMGNIRDVIAFPRTPGHAEF